Proteins co-encoded in one Ziziphus jujuba cultivar Dongzao chromosome 9, ASM3175591v1 genomic window:
- the LOC107406790 gene encoding small ribosomal subunit protein eS25, whose amino-acid sequence MAPKKDKAPPPSSKPAKSGGGKQKKKKWSKGKQKEKVNNMVLFDQATYDKLLSEAPKYKLITPSILSDRLRISGSLARKAIRELMARGLIRMVSAHASQQIYTRATNT is encoded by the exons ATG GCTCCGAAGAAGGACAAGGCTCCTCCACCATCCTCCAAGCCCGCCAAATCTGGCGGTGGcaagcagaagaagaag AAGTGGAGCAAGGGAAAGCAAAAGGAAAAGGTGAACAACATGGTGCTCTTCGACCAGGCCACCTATGACAAGCTTCTATCTGAGGCACCCAAGTACAAGCTCATTACTCCCTCTATCCTTTCCGATCGTTTGAGG ATTAGTGGGTCACTTGCAAGGAAGGCAATAAGGGAATTGATGGCAAGAGGTTTGATCAGGATGGTATCTGCCCATGCAAGCCAGCAGATTTACACAAGGGCAACAAACACTTAA